In the genome of Paenibacillus sp. FSL R5-0766, one region contains:
- a CDS encoding aminoglycoside phosphotransferase family protein has product MSTMNSGLHCTISAEMLHQLVEIHFGSDTKVKEFGLLQGGLFNTTYRIHLEHTSYTDVILRLAPERGEMAAGSASDPLFSFERTMMAAEPIVYEYYRKAGIPAPNIIACDDSGSIIPRTYMFMAFIPSKQLDHASISDIDKERLYHQLGVYTAIMHQIEGASFGWPQGDGTIRGSDQWSEVLHSFAEETALKAAQVDYMSGVGEDIAAIFIKNKDLFDQVTRPVLVHNDLWEANVLVHQENSELNIAAIIDGDRSMFADREFEALLSSESAAFHEGYDRPLDSSVEGQARRLAYRILSSYFNAYVHEHQVNQPEDGQKYRQRTLDLLEQWRQLEYN; this is encoded by the coding sequence ATGAGTACAATGAATTCGGGTTTGCACTGTACGATATCAGCAGAGATGCTGCATCAACTGGTAGAAATTCATTTTGGAAGCGATACCAAAGTGAAGGAGTTTGGTCTTCTGCAAGGTGGACTTTTTAATACAACCTATCGGATTCACCTTGAACATACATCCTATACGGATGTGATTTTACGTTTGGCTCCAGAGCGGGGAGAGATGGCGGCTGGTTCTGCGAGTGATCCACTATTTTCGTTCGAACGCACGATGATGGCGGCTGAACCGATTGTATATGAATATTACCGCAAGGCAGGCATTCCTGCTCCCAACATTATCGCTTGTGATGACAGCGGATCGATCATTCCAAGAACGTACATGTTTATGGCGTTTATCCCGAGTAAGCAGCTGGATCACGCATCAATTTCAGACATAGACAAAGAGCGATTGTATCATCAGCTTGGCGTTTATACCGCCATCATGCATCAGATCGAGGGTGCATCGTTTGGCTGGCCGCAGGGTGATGGGACGATTAGAGGCTCGGATCAATGGTCCGAGGTGCTGCACTCTTTTGCAGAAGAAACGGCACTTAAAGCGGCACAAGTCGATTATATGTCAGGTGTGGGAGAAGATATCGCTGCTATTTTCATCAAAAATAAAGACTTATTTGATCAAGTGACCCGTCCGGTACTCGTTCATAATGACCTGTGGGAAGCAAATGTACTTGTTCATCAGGAAAATAGTGAGCTAAACATTGCGGCAATCATTGACGGAGATCGTTCCATGTTTGCCGACAGAGAGTTTGAAGCCCTATTGTCGTCAGAATCAGCGGCTTTCCATGAAGGATATGATCGTCCTCTGGACTCATCTGTTGAAGGACAGGCACGCAGGCTAGCCTACCGAATACTGTCTTCGTATTTTAATGCCTATGTTCATGAACATCAGGTTAATCAACCTGAAGATGGTCAGAAGTATCGCCAGCGTACGCTGGATTTACTGGAGCAATGGAGGCAACTGGAATACAACTAA